A genome region from Terriglobales bacterium includes the following:
- a CDS encoding CBS domain-containing protein yields the protein MLVRDYMTTKVTTLPDDSRLLDAALIIRRSGKRHVPIVNSTGTVVGMVSDRDVSRVAPSMLSKMTPEEYNQIFESTPISVVMSTNVISISPNDDVSLAASLLYTKKIGALPVVEDGKLVGIVTGTDMLALLNELLGKPAESPASD from the coding sequence ATGCTGGTACGCGACTACATGACCACCAAGGTCACGACCTTGCCTGACGATTCGCGCCTACTCGATGCCGCACTCATCATCCGGCGCAGCGGCAAGCGGCACGTGCCCATCGTCAACAGTACCGGCACCGTGGTGGGAATGGTAAGTGACCGCGATGTTTCGCGCGTGGCGCCTTCCATGCTGAGCAAGATGACGCCGGAGGAATACAATCAGATCTTCGAATCCACGCCCATCAGCGTGGTGATGAGCACCAACGTCATCAGCATTTCGCCGAACGACGATGTGTCTCTCGCAGCGTCGCTTCTCTACACCAAGAAGATCGGCGCGCTGCCGGTGGTGGAAGATGGCAAGCTGGTGGGGATCGTTACCGGCACGGACATGCTCGCCCTGCTGAACGAACTGCTGGGCAAACCGGCGGAGTCGCCGGCTTCGGATTAG
- a CDS encoding zf-HC2 domain-containing protein, with translation MNCTRFVQELTDYLDGTLDSETRAELEEHLVWCHDCYVVCDTTKKTIQIYRDRQPYDLPEPLRLKLQAAIITKCKASKKS, from the coding sequence GTGAACTGCACCCGCTTCGTTCAGGAACTCACCGATTATCTGGACGGCACGCTCGACAGCGAAACGCGCGCCGAATTGGAAGAACATCTGGTCTGGTGCCACGACTGCTACGTTGTGTGCGACACCACCAAGAAGACCATCCAGATCTATCGCGACCGCCAGCCCTACGATCTTCCCGAGCCGCTTCGCCTCAAACTGCAGGCTGCCATTATCACCAAGTGCAAGGCCTCCAAGAAGTCTTGA
- a CDS encoding sigma-70 family RNA polymerase sigma factor, whose protein sequence is MTEAAGDELALVQAAQAGDVAAFEQLVKRYDRNIFRLAQHITQNREDAEDVLQEAFLKAYTHLGDFQGNSKFYTWLVRIAVNESLMKLRRRRSDKTVSLDENVETEESSMPREVADWGPNPEQLYRQEELHDILSRTIQGLPASFRTVFVLRDVEGLSTEEAAEALGLSVPAVKSRLLRARLQLRERLSRYFKKSRSGDGQK, encoded by the coding sequence GTGACGGAAGCTGCCGGCGATGAGCTGGCGTTGGTGCAGGCCGCGCAGGCCGGAGATGTAGCGGCGTTCGAGCAGCTGGTGAAGCGCTACGACCGCAACATCTTTCGCCTGGCGCAGCACATCACGCAGAACCGCGAGGACGCCGAAGACGTGCTGCAGGAGGCCTTCCTGAAGGCCTACACGCACCTGGGTGATTTTCAGGGAAACTCCAAGTTCTACACCTGGCTGGTGCGCATCGCGGTGAACGAATCGCTGATGAAACTGCGCCGGCGCCGCAGCGACAAGACGGTTTCGCTCGATGAGAACGTCGAGACCGAGGAAAGCTCGATGCCGCGCGAGGTGGCTGACTGGGGCCCGAACCCCGAGCAGTTGTACCGTCAGGAGGAGCTCCACGATATCCTCAGCCGCACCATCCAGGGCCTTCCGGCCAGCTTTCGCACCGTGTTCGTCCTGCGCGACGTCGAGGGACTGTCTACCGAAGAGGCGGCGGAGGCACTCGGCTTGAGCGTTCCTGCGGTAAAATCGCGTTTGCTGCGGGCGCGGCTGCAGCTTCGGGAACGCCTGAGCCGCTACTTCAAAAAGAGCAGGAGTGGAGACGGACAGAAGTGA
- a CDS encoding cupredoxin domain-containing protein, with protein sequence MIRRRKQLAVSLLSGAATVFLLLAMEGCSRLSREPVRIDVTARKYRFEPAEIRVRHGSLVELHITSLDVQHGFDIPELGIKEAIPKGGTAVFRFKADRRGEFRIACSIVCGPGHDDMHGRLIVE encoded by the coding sequence ATGATTCGACGCAGGAAACAGCTGGCGGTGAGCCTCTTGAGTGGCGCAGCAACGGTTTTCCTGTTGCTAGCCATGGAAGGTTGTTCGCGACTCTCCCGGGAGCCGGTGCGAATCGACGTCACCGCCCGGAAGTACAGGTTCGAGCCGGCGGAGATACGAGTGAGGCACGGAAGTCTGGTCGAGCTGCACATCACCAGCCTGGACGTGCAGCACGGCTTCGACATCCCCGAGCTGGGCATCAAGGAAGCGATCCCGAAAGGAGGCACGGCGGTGTTTCGTTTTAAGGCCGACCGACGAGGAGAGTTCCGGATCGCGTGCAGCATCGTCTGTGGCCCCGGTCACGACGACATGCACGGGCGGCTCATCGTGGAGTAG